From a single Fusarium fujikuroi IMI 58289 draft genome, chromosome FFUJ_chr03 genomic region:
- a CDS encoding related to membrane protein, producing the protein MASHDYYSGGSQQAPYGAGPNASPYYQNHETPSPHSTPAPPYEPNSYNSHYAPDTSIYPADTAAHIVPTKQTPYSPNDIQYPPAGTYASPSGQSSSHNQPGQTGQSPFDTVFDDHVYPANSNTGPTPSSSTADIGQQGFYQDTSYAGGAAAARPYGQEDIPLQDRTAKNDDPEMNDHIYDAPGRSKKKGKKGKVRLGELGMIGSNKKRIPWVVYIFSVVQIAVFIAEIARMGVLTGTPIAIKPQFNVFIGPSPGLLINMGARYAPCMRNVKGIQSVDKNAKDAVLPGLLCPNATRDDSFCPLHVVCGFGGDVPDPKFNGDINQSPEPNQWYRFITSIFMHAGLIHIIFNLLLQLTIAKEMEMAIGPVRFLLVYMSAGIFGNIMGGNYAPPGQPSVGASGALFGIIALVLLDLLYSWKDRRNPVKDLLFIILDMVIAFVLGLLPGLDNFVHIGGFLMGLSLGVCVLHSPNSLRRRMGQELSYAAVSPQTGETPPHFFKNPVGFFKGRKPLWWAWWLVRAAFLVMIIVVFIVLLNNFYKYHDTCDWCKYLNCLPINDWCDWGSFEHLKEPKSSS; encoded by the exons ATGGCTTCACACGACTACTACAGCGGTGGAAGTCAACAGGCTCCTTATGGGGCCGGTCCCAACGCTTCTCCCTACTATCAGAATCACGAAACCCCTTCGCCGCATTCtacaccagcaccaccataTGAGCCTAACTCGTACAACTCACACTATGCTCCGGACACCTCGATCTATCCTGCCGATACTGCCGCGCATATTGTCCCGACCAAGCAAACACCATACTCGCCTAACGATATACAATATCCTCCTGCGGGCACTTATGCTAGCCCTTCTGGTCAGAGCTCAAGCCATAATCAGCCTGGCCAAACTGGTCAGTCTCCTTTCGACACCGTCTTTGACGATCATGTGTACCCGGCAAACTCGAACACCGGACCGACTCCCAGCTCCAGTACGGCTGACATTGGCCAACAAGGCTTCTATCAAGATACAAGCTATGCTGGAGGGGCTGCCGCTGCGCGACCTTACGGCCAGGAAGACATTCCCCTTCAAGATCGGACCGCCAAAAATGACGACCCCGAGATGAATGATCATATCTATGACGCCCCTGGACGGtctaagaagaagggcaagaagggcaaggttcGCTTGGGCGAATTGGGTATGATTGGCTCTAACAAGAAGAGGATTCCTTGGGTTGTCTATATCTTTTCTGTTGTCCAAATCGCCGTTTTTATCGCCGAAATAGCAAGAATGG GCGTGTTAACAGGAACTCCCATTGCGATCAAACCGCAATTCAACGTATTTATCGGCCCATCTCCCGGCTTACTGATCAACATGGGCGCCCGTTATGCCCCCTGTATGCGCAACGTGAAGGGTATTCAAAGTGTGGACAAGAATGCGAAGGACGCCGTTCTACCTGGTCTACTTTGTCCCAATGCTACCAGGGACGACAGTTTCTGCCCTCTTCATGTGGTCTGCGGTTTCGGGGGTGACGTGCCAGATCCTAAGTTCAATGGCGATATCAACCAGAGTCCCGAACCCAACCAGTGGTACCGATTCATCACCTCAATTTTCATGCACGCCGGTCTCATTCACATCATtttcaaccttcttctgcagCTTACCATTGCgaaagagatggagatggccaTTGGGCCAGTGCGGTTTTTACTCGTTTACATGAGTGCTGGGATTTTCGGGAACATCATGGGTGGAAATTATGCGCCGCCAGGACAGCCATCTGTGGGTGCCTCCGGTGCCCTTTTTGGCATTATTGCCTTGGTCCTCCTCGATCTTCTGTACTCATGGAAGGACAGACGCAACCCCGTCAAGGAccttcttttcatcattcttGATATGGTCATCGCATTTGTCTTGGGACTTCTTCCCGGCTTGGACAACTTTGTCCATATTGGCGGTTTTCTTATGGGACTCTCTCTTGGCGTCTGTGTCCTGCACTCGCCCAACTCACTGCGACGGCGGATGGGCCAAGAGCTGTCGTACGCAGCCGTTTCTCCTCAGACTGGCGAGACGCCCCCTCACTTTTTCAAGAACCCTGTCGGTTTCTTCAAGGGGCGCAAGCCACTCTGGTGGGCTTGGTGGCTGGTTCGAGCTGCCTTCCTCGTCATGATCATTGTCGTTTTCATTGTTCTCCTGAACAACTTTTACAAGTATCACGACACCTGTGATTGGTGCAAGTATCTCAATTGCCTA CCCATCAACGATTGGTGCGATTGGGGATCTTTTGAGCATCTTAAGGAGCCCAAGAGTTCTTCATAA
- a CDS encoding probable DNA-directed DNA polymerase III translates to MASAVLPQKRVLGESHTRQNITSSPSSTKKRKVDAIPSSPAAARAPSSQHDRRSKMTSTQPKSAFESEVLEKLSQDLSDRKRNNTEKDQAWDRPPVVDFVPERDSLRFQSIEAEEGTLHGGRATVKLFGVNEAGNSVMLHVTDFKHYLYVPAPVNFQPQDCAAFKAYLETQVAQHQPTIHSVAFAMRENIYGFQGNQSKPYLKVTVTDPKFINKVRTTIQSGNANWKGMWRNDGEIQTFDNLQFLLRFMVDCKVRGMSWVEAPAKTYKIIPDHVRQSNCQIEAEVSYLDLIAHEPVGEWSKMAPLRILSFDIECAGRKGIFPEANHDPVIQIANIVTQYGEKKPFVRNVFCLQETSSIVATQILEYEQEEKMLSDWQKFLIRADPDIITGYNISNFDFPYLLDRAKHLKVPGFEYWTRIPSMQSKAKETNFSSKQMGNRDTKATNTNGRLQLDLLQLIQRDHHLRSYTLNSVCANFLGEQKEDVHHTMITELFNGTPESRRRLALYCLKDAYLPQRLMDKLSCVENYTEMARVTGVPFNFLLSRGQQIKFISQLFRKALEQKLVIPNLKSEASDEQYEGATVIEPTRGYYDVPIATLDFASLYPSIMQAHNLCYTTLVSKKAIEALNLQKDEDYIVTPTGDTFVTTKQRKGLLAQILEELLAARKQAKRELAVETDPFKKAVLNGRQLALKVSANSVYGLTGATTGKLPCLEIASSTTSFGRKMIEKTKEEVENRYNIANGYSHDAQVIYGDTDSVMIKFGTKDLQEAMKLGEEASKYVSEKFIKPIKLEFEKVYFPYLLINKKRYAGLYWTKPEKYDKMDTKGIETVRRDNCLLVQTVIEKVLRMILIDQDVQGAQEYVKETIADLLQNKVDMSKLVITKALTKDDYAAKQAHVELAQRMKKRDAGSAPGLGDRVAYVMVRGPAGAKNFEKSEDPIYVLEHNVPIDTRYYLDNQLAKPLGRIFEPILGETKARSLLTGDHTRTISVAAPTVGGLMKFAKKTQTCMGCKKPLTGKEESQGAVCSNCAPRVGELYKKTLDRVSDLEVRFGRLWTQCQRCQGSMHCEVICSSKDCPIFYMRMKAKKDLEDAGRELSRFDADQAAMW, encoded by the exons ATGGCCAGTGCAGTTCTTCCTCAGAAACGAGTTCTGGGCGAGAGCCACACTCGCCAGAACATCACATCGTCTCCCTCCTCAACGAAGAAGCGCAAAGTAGATGCGATACCGTCATCACCTGCTGCGGCCCGGGCTCCCAGCTCTCAGCATGACCGTCGATCCAAAATGACATCCACTCAGCCCAAGAGTGCATTTGAATCAGAAGTCCTCGAAAAGCTCAGCCAGGACTTGTCGGACCGCAAACGTAACAACACCGAGAAGGATCAGGCATGGGATAGACCGCCTGTAGTTGACTTCGTACCGGAGCGTGACAGCCTCCGCTTCCAGTCTATTGAAGCCGAGGAGGGTACATTACATGGTGGGCGGGCCACCGTCAAGCTGTTTGGTGTCAATGAAGCAGGAAATTCAGTCATGCTGCATGTAACCGACTTCAAGCATTATCTATATGTTCCCGCACCTGTCAACTTCCAGCCACAAGACTGTGCAGCTTTCAAGGCATACTTAGAGACTCAGGTCGCTCAACATCAGCCGACCATCCACTCAGTCGCCTTTGCTATGAGAGAGAACATTTACGGATTTCAAGGGAACCAATCAAAACCCTACCTGAAGGTTACCGTGACAGATCCCAAATTCATCAACAAAGTCCGAACAACGATTCAAAGTGGCAATGCAAACTGGAAAGGCATGTGGAGGAACGATGGCGAAATTCAAACTTTTGACAACCTGCAATTTCTACTGCGTTTCATGGTTGACTGCAAG GTCCGAGGAATGTCGTGGGTTGAAGCTCCCGCTAAGACGTACAAAATCATCCCCGATCATGTTCGCCAATCCAACTGTCAAATCGAAGCTGAAGTTAGCTACCTCGACCTCATAGCACACGAACCGGTCGGTGAATGGTCAAAGATGGCACCGTTGCGTATCCTGTCTTTTGATATCGAGTGTGCCGGCCGTAAGGGTATTTTCCCGGAAGCAAACCACGATCCCGTCATCCAGATCGCAAATATCGTTACACAATatggagaaaagaagccatTCGTTAGAAACGTATTCTGTTTGCAAGAGACGAGCTCTATTGTGGCAACCCAGATTCTTGAGTACGAACAGGAGGAGAAAATGCTGAGTGACTGGCAGAAGTTCCTTATACGCGCGGACCCTGATATCATCACCGGCTACAATATTTCCAACTTCGATTTCCCATATTTGCTAGACCGAGCGAAACATCTCAAGGTACCTGGTTTCGAGTACTGGACTCGAATTCCTAGCATGCAAtccaaagccaaggagaCGAATTTCTCCAGCAAACAGATGGGCAACCGAGATACCAAAGCTACAAACACCAACGGTCGACTACAACTGGATCTTCTCCAACTGATCCAGCGTGATCATCACCTCAGAAGTTACACTCTGAACTCTGTGTGTGCCAATTTCCTTGGCGAGCAGAAGGAGGATGTCCACCATACAATGATCACAGAGCTTTTCAACGGCACACCCGAGTCTCGAAGACGTTTGGCGCTGTACTGTCTGAAAGATGCCTACCTCCCACAAAGGCTAATGGATAAACTCTCTTGTGTGGAAAATTATACTGAAATGGCAAGAGTCACAGGAGTGCCATTCAACTTCTTATTATCTCGAGGTCAGCAAATCAAGTTCATCAGTCAGTTGTTCCGAAAAGCACTAGAACAGAAGCTTGTAATTCCCAATCTCAAGTCAGAGGCTTCTGATGAACAATATGAAGGAGCTACAGTCATTGAGCCAACCCGAGGTTACTACGATGTTCCGATCGCCACGCTGGATTTCGCCTCTCTATACCCTAGTATCATGCAAGCTCATAACCTTTGCTATACTACCCTGGTCAGTAAGAAGGCGATTGAAGCCTTGAATCTCCAGAAAGACGAGGATTACATTGTCACACCGACTGGAGACACTTTTGTAACAACCAAGCAACGCAAGGGCTTATTGGCACAAATTCTTGAGGAACTTCTCGCGGCCCGTAAACAGGCCAAGCGTGAGTTGGCGGTTGAGACAGATCCGTTCAAGAAGGCTGTGTTGAATGGGCGACAACTGGCTCTGAAAGTCAGCGCGAACAGTGTGTACGGTTTGACTGGTGCTACAACAGGCAAACTCCCATGTCTCGAAATTGCCAGTAGTACAACAAGTTTTGGCCGAAAGATGattgagaagaccaaggaagaggTGGAAAACCGTTACAACATAGCAAACGGATATTCTCACGACGCTCAGGTCATTTATGGTGATACTGATTCCGTCATGATTAAGTTTGGTACCAAAGACCTGCAGGAGGCTAtgaagcttggtgaggaAGCCTCGAAATACGTCTCGGAGAAATTCATCAAACCCATCAAACTCGAGTTCGAAAAAGTATACTTCCCATATCTGCtgatcaacaagaagcgaTATGCTGGCCTATACTGGACTAAACCAGAGAAGTATGACAAGATGGACACAAAGGGTATTGAGACGGTGCGACGTGACAACTGTTTGTTGGTCCAGACGGTCATTGAAAAAGTCTTGCGAATGATCTTGATCGACCAAGATGTTCAAGGTGCCCAAGA ATACGTCAAAGAGACGATTGCCGATCTGCTGCAGAATAAGGTCGACATGTCGAAATTGGTCATCACAAAGGCCCTTACAAAGGACGATTATGCCGCAAAGCAGGCGCACGTCGAGCTGGCGCAACGCATGAAGAAGCGAGATGCAGGCTCGGCACCGGGACTCGGTGACCGAGTGGCCTACGTCATGGTCCGAGGCCCAGCTGGCGCCAAAAACTTCGAGAAGTCGGAGGACCCCATTTACGTGCTTGAGCACAACGTGCCGATAGATACGCGGTACTACCTGGATAATCAACTAGCTAAGCCACTCGGCCGTATCTTTGAGCCGATTCTCGGTGAGACCAAGGCGCGCTCTCTACTTACAGGAGATCATACCCGTACCATCTCGGTTGCAGCTCCCACTGTTGGAGGTCTCATGAAGTTTGCAAAGAAGACACAAACATGCATGGGCTGCAAGAAACCTCTGACAGGGAAAGAAGAGTCACAGGGGGCGGTGTGCTCTAATTGCGCACCTCGCGTTGGTGAGCTTTACAAGAAGACGCTAGATCGCGTGTCAGACTTGGAGGTGCGCTTCGGGCGACTATGGACCCAGTGTCAGCGCTGTCAGGGCAGCATGCACTGCGAGGTTATCTGCAGTAGTAAAGATTGCCCCATCTTTTATATGCGCATGAAAGCTAAAaaggatcttgaggatgCTGGCCGCGAGCTTTCACGTTTCGACGCCGATCAGGCTGCCATGTGGTGA